TCGATATGAACCCGATAGTCCAACATAGATGGAATATGGCGTGAAACCTTTCCAAGGATATCGTCTTTAACGATAACAAGGGTTACTCCGGCACAGGAAAGATTTTTCTGGGCACCTGCATAAATTAACCCATATCGGGAAACATCTACCGGCCGACTGAAAATGTCGGATGACATATCTGCCACCAATATTGGTTTTACATTGAAATCTTCGAATAATTCGGTCCCGAAAATGGTATTGTTGGTAGTGATATGGAAATAATCAGCATCAGCAGGAACCGTATATCCTTTGGGAATATATGAGAAATTTGCATCTTTTGAAGAAGCTACTTCGATGGTCTCTCCAAAACCTTTGGCTTCTTTCATTGCTTTATTTGCCCATGTCCCTGTATTCAGGTATGCAGCTTTCTTCTCCAACAAGTTGAAAGGAACCATACAAAATTGCATGCTCGCACCACCTCCGAGAAAAAGTACCGAATAACCTTCGGGAACCGACAATAATTCTTTGACATATGCGATTGTCTCATCCATCACTGCCTCGAAATCCTTGCCGCGATGCGATACCTCCATAAGGGATAATCCACTGTTATTGAAGTTCAAAACGGCTTGTGCAGTTGCTTCAATAGCCTCACGGGGAAGAATAGAAGGGCCTGCACTGAAATTATGTTTTTGCATACTGGTTTATATTAAAATAATCACTGACTTTTATCATAAAAAGGAGCAAAATTAAGCGTTTTTTTATTACCTGCGTCATAAATCAGGAAAAACATAATAACATGTTTTAAACTTCCGGGTTGTTTGTATCAGTTACTTGTTTTTACCTGAAATATATCCATTCATTGTTCTTCTATATACCCGGTATCTTCCAATAGATCCTTACTCTGTGCAGCGGTGACTGCTAGATAATCACACCGTTCATTCTCCTTATTTCCGGCATGTCCTTTAACCCATACAAAACGGACATGATGAGAATGGTATATTTTTAAGAAACGTATCCACAAGTCACTGTTTTTCTTTCCTGCGAATCTTTTCTTTTCCCAGTCGAATACCCATCTTTTTTCTACAGAATTAACTACATACTGGGAGTCTGTATGGATAGTTACCTGGCTTTTGGGAAACTTTAAAGCTTCAAGAGCAACAATCACCGCCAGTAATTCCATCCGGTTATTCGTGGTACGTTGATAACCCTGAGACAGTTCTTTTCGATGTGGTCCGGCCAACATAACAACTCCGTATCCTCCCGGCCCCGGATTGCCCAGTGAAGATCCGTCTGTATATATGGTGATGTGCATTATTTTTTCAGGTAAAATTACAATTTTTCTCTAATGGTAAGAAAGTACGACCCTATAA
The window above is part of the Bacteroidales bacterium genome. Proteins encoded here:
- the serC gene encoding 3-phosphoserine/phosphohydroxythreonine transaminase; the encoded protein is MQKHNFSAGPSILPREAIEATAQAVLNFNNSGLSLMEVSHRGKDFEAVMDETIAYVKELLSVPEGYSVLFLGGGASMQFCMVPFNLLEKKAAYLNTGTWANKAMKEAKGFGETIEVASSKDANFSYIPKGYTVPADADYFHITTNNTIFGTELFEDFNVKPILVADMSSDIFSRPVDVSRYGLIYAGAQKNLSCAGVTLVIVKDDILGKVSRHIPSMLDYRVHIEAGSMYNTPPVLPIFTALQTLKWIKANGGVAGMQKRNQEKAAVLYQEIDRNKIFKGTAAKEDRSIMNVCFVMADGYQDLEKGFLEFAQSKGMVGIKGHRSVGGFRASIYNAMPIESVQALVDCMKEFEAKN
- the rnhA gene encoding ribonuclease HI, with product MHITIYTDGSSLGNPGPGGYGVVMLAGPHRKELSQGYQRTTNNRMELLAVIVALEALKFPKSQVTIHTDSQYVVNSVEKRWVFDWEKKRFAGKKNSDLWIRFLKIYHSHHVRFVWVKGHAGNKENERCDYLAVTAAQSKDLLEDTGYIEEQ